From Candidatus Sphingomonas colombiensis, one genomic window encodes:
- a CDS encoding MFS transporter translates to MEKSRGGAPTARVATMAAAGAAIEWYDFFIYGTAAALVFPKLFFPAELPQFVAQIAAFSTFAVGFIARPIGGALFGHFGDTHGRKRALVLAMMIMGLATTAIGLLPGYAAIGSLAPLLLVVLRFVQGLAVGGQWGAAALLAIESGPPEKQGFYGSFVQIGVPLGVVLANTVFLIVGALTAPAEFLAWGWRIGFLLSITLVLVGLYIHWNVAEPADDRAASPRGTEKRTGSPLGIVLRDHSREVLLAGGTFVANNVCFYVAITYTLAYGTATVGLSRELILFAVMFGSVVMIPALIVCGALSDRFGRQGIFILGAILSGLWAFAVFPLIEMRSPVAVTAAITIELLFISLMYGPQAALFAELFPKEVRYSGASLGYQIGAVVGGGLAPIIATALFAHYQSSVPISIYLAAMCAISLISVLLLGKGKSVTRAGMAIEGAGE, encoded by the coding sequence ATGGAGAAATCACGCGGCGGTGCGCCGACCGCTCGTGTCGCCACGATGGCGGCGGCCGGCGCGGCGATCGAATGGTATGATTTCTTCATCTACGGCACCGCCGCCGCGCTTGTTTTCCCGAAGCTGTTCTTCCCGGCCGAACTGCCGCAATTCGTGGCGCAGATCGCCGCGTTCAGCACCTTTGCCGTGGGGTTCATCGCGCGCCCCATCGGCGGCGCGCTGTTCGGCCACTTCGGCGACACCCATGGCCGCAAGCGGGCGCTGGTGCTCGCGATGATGATCATGGGGCTGGCCACCACCGCGATCGGCCTGCTGCCCGGCTATGCCGCGATCGGCAGCCTCGCGCCGCTGCTGCTCGTCGTCCTGCGTTTCGTGCAGGGGCTGGCGGTTGGCGGCCAATGGGGCGCGGCGGCTCTGCTCGCGATCGAAAGCGGGCCGCCCGAGAAGCAGGGATTCTACGGCAGCTTTGTCCAGATCGGGGTGCCGCTGGGTGTCGTGCTGGCGAATACGGTCTTTCTGATCGTCGGCGCGCTGACCGCTCCGGCGGAGTTTCTGGCGTGGGGCTGGCGGATCGGTTTCCTGCTGAGCATCACGCTGGTGCTGGTGGGGCTCTACATTCACTGGAACGTCGCGGAGCCGGCGGACGATCGCGCGGCATCCCCCAGGGGCACGGAAAAGCGCACCGGTTCGCCATTGGGCATCGTGCTGCGCGATCACAGCCGCGAAGTGCTTCTGGCGGGCGGGACATTCGTGGCCAACAACGTCTGCTTCTACGTCGCGATCACCTATACCCTTGCTTATGGCACGGCGACGGTCGGGCTTTCGCGCGAGCTTATTCTGTTCGCGGTGATGTTCGGCAGCGTTGTCATGATCCCGGCTCTGATCGTCTGCGGGGCCTTGTCGGATCGGTTCGGACGACAGGGCATTTTCATTCTGGGGGCGATCCTGTCCGGGCTCTGGGCGTTCGCGGTATTTCCGTTGATCGAGATGCGCTCGCCGGTTGCGGTCACCGCCGCCATCACGATCGAGCTGCTGTTCATCAGCCTGATGTATGGGCCGCAGGCGGCGCTGTTCGCGGAGCTGTTTCCGAAGGAGGTGCGCTATTCGGGCGCCTCGCTCGGTTATCAGATCGGCGCGGTGGTGGGCGGCGGACTCGCGCCGATCATCGCGACCGCGCTGTTCGCGCATTATCAATCGAGCGTGCCGATCTCGATCTATCTCGCCGCGATGTGCGCGATTTCATTGATCAGCGTGCTGTTGCTGGGGAAAGGCAAGAGCGTGACGCGCGCGGGTATGGCTATCGAAGGAGCAGGCGAATGA
- a CDS encoding GntR family transcriptional regulator, producing MLVVWGKPSVERCFLTDRHESEGSASTIEPATRTGEATTADDVARSLRVRIQNSELAPGEWLREARLCNEFGVGRSIVRRALRTLAEDGLIEIEENRGARISATSVEEVFDLYEVRAALYGLAARFACLRAPTPVINEIIAMIDEMLDSVENGTPAAQIIEASEAIFSEMARYASPDAQRMIESIRRKTRFHFSYVALAIGASGSGPYEYWRTVRAKLQARDPEGTSQAARNILYFMQNEVARLMLAHGARAQEDMAPSDKARGKISRR from the coding sequence ATGCTCGTTGTTTGGGGCAAGCCATCCGTGGAGAGGTGTTTTTTGACCGACCGTCACGAATCTGAAGGTTCAGCCTCTACCATCGAACCCGCGACCCGAACGGGGGAGGCGACCACCGCCGACGACGTCGCCCGCAGCTTGCGCGTGCGCATCCAGAACAGCGAGCTGGCGCCGGGCGAATGGCTTCGCGAGGCGCGGCTGTGCAACGAATTCGGCGTCGGCCGCTCGATCGTCCGCCGTGCGTTGCGCACGCTGGCGGAAGACGGGCTGATCGAGATCGAGGAAAATCGCGGCGCCCGCATCTCCGCTACCTCGGTCGAGGAAGTATTCGACCTCTACGAAGTCCGCGCCGCGCTATACGGTCTCGCCGCCCGCTTCGCCTGTCTGCGAGCACCTACGCCGGTGATCAACGAGATCATCGCGATGATCGACGAGATGCTCGACAGCGTGGAAAACGGCACCCCGGCCGCGCAGATCATCGAGGCCAGCGAGGCGATCTTCAGCGAGATGGCCCGATATGCCAGCCCGGACGCGCAGCGGATGATCGAATCGATTCGTCGAAAGACGCGGTTCCATTTCTCCTATGTCGCGCTCGCGATCGGCGCGAGTGGATCGGGCCCGTATGAATATTGGCGGACCGTCCGCGCCAAGCTTCAGGCGCGTGACCCCGAGGGAACCAGTCAGGCGGCGCGCAACATCCTGTATTTCATGCAGAATGAAGTCGCCCGGCTAATGCTCGCCCATGGCGCGCGCGCACAGGAAGATATGGCGCCATCGGATAAGGCGCGCGGCAAGATCTCACGGAGATAG
- a CDS encoding TonB-dependent receptor, whose amino-acid sequence MRDILAATAILTLVVATPALAQTGVGDSAPASGAPAVQPVDAGDASDVIITARKREESIRDVPGTISAVTSDLLNQKGPVAGVGDLLNTVPGVRFNDVASENLAEVSIRGSGTARATGADSGVGLFVNGAYAGSSTLGGRNFKAIDYFDIERVEVLEGPQGALYGRNSEFGVVNVVLTKPKFQDSGYIRDTFTAGLDQNRLAAVANKMISDDTAVRLGFETFNQTKGFYYDPNHRKYYDSTNGFTGRAQLRYRSGGLDVTALIDGQDLNLPTFVNSLVVPGGGVNAQIPQGYQQSRFTLPHEGRDSLRQKVLRGMIMASYDLGGVTLESTTMVTKWRSTQQYAAAIDLATELQLRAKGQIGIYPFNQVKTDVEDKTFYQDLHLSGKAMDDRLSWIVGGEALFQRDNYQLAVASSPCAFTLTASICGGTPTNPVCVKPLPTSPNCPAKFPLVFGTDSRTRQQISSFAGYASLQYAIGNLTLAGEGRFSHDSKTVTQAIYALYTENYTKVPTTFEFKSNEPAYTFTASYKLPNLGGTLLYAKVGSGYRAGGVNNGTYNAAAPNPFVSTYGNEKTLGYEAGVKSNLAHNIFLRLSGYLSRTNEAITSISDGCTVTNACGVGGQVFNVNGGTIHARGVEAAIDGRFDVAGGRLNVSLNAANQHATFAKVPVGGVSGLPIEGTSIAQIPDWTMSANVNYAFPITTTVKAFVNANYAGQRGGGQDTVTIATPYIPMSDFDIFGAQAGITFNTVTVSMFVRNITDQEIQVLKFMQAGYPLSVRYNKPRTFGGSVAYRW is encoded by the coding sequence ATGCGAGACATCCTTGCCGCGACGGCGATTCTGACTTTGGTGGTTGCTACGCCGGCGCTGGCTCAAACAGGTGTCGGCGACAGCGCGCCCGCTTCCGGTGCGCCGGCGGTCCAGCCGGTCGACGCCGGGGATGCCAGCGACGTGATCATCACCGCGCGCAAGCGTGAGGAAAGCATCCGCGACGTTCCGGGCACGATTTCGGCAGTTACGTCCGATCTGCTCAATCAGAAGGGGCCGGTCGCCGGGGTGGGCGATCTGCTCAACACCGTGCCGGGCGTGCGCTTCAACGATGTCGCCAGCGAAAATCTGGCCGAGGTGTCGATCCGTGGATCAGGGACCGCGCGCGCCACGGGTGCGGATTCCGGGGTCGGCCTGTTTGTGAACGGTGCCTATGCCGGCAGCAGCACGCTCGGCGGCCGCAATTTCAAGGCGATCGACTATTTCGATATCGAGCGCGTCGAAGTGCTCGAGGGCCCGCAGGGCGCGCTGTACGGGCGCAATTCCGAATTCGGCGTCGTCAATGTGGTGCTGACCAAGCCGAAGTTTCAGGATTCGGGCTATATCCGCGACACGTTCACGGCCGGCCTCGATCAGAACCGGCTGGCCGCGGTGGCCAACAAGATGATCAGCGACGACACGGCCGTCCGTCTGGGTTTCGAGACGTTCAACCAGACCAAGGGCTTCTATTACGACCCCAACCACCGCAAATATTACGACAGCACCAACGGCTTCACCGGCCGCGCACAGCTCCGTTATCGCAGCGGCGGGCTCGACGTAACTGCGCTGATCGACGGGCAGGACCTGAACCTGCCCACCTTCGTCAACAGCCTGGTGGTGCCCGGTGGCGGCGTGAACGCGCAGATTCCACAGGGCTATCAGCAATCGCGTTTCACCCTGCCGCATGAGGGGCGTGACAGCCTGCGCCAGAAGGTGCTGCGCGGGATGATCATGGCCAGCTATGATCTGGGCGGTGTGACGCTGGAATCGACCACGATGGTCACCAAATGGCGTTCGACCCAGCAATATGCCGCTGCGATCGATCTCGCGACCGAGCTTCAGCTGCGCGCGAAGGGCCAGATCGGCATCTATCCGTTCAATCAGGTCAAGACCGACGTTGAGGACAAGACCTTCTATCAGGACCTGCACCTTTCCGGCAAAGCGATGGACGATCGTCTGTCGTGGATCGTCGGCGGAGAGGCCCTGTTCCAGCGCGACAATTATCAGCTCGCGGTTGCTTCCTCGCCCTGCGCATTCACGCTTACTGCCAGCATCTGCGGCGGCACGCCGACCAATCCGGTTTGCGTAAAGCCGTTGCCGACCTCGCCGAATTGTCCCGCGAAGTTCCCGCTGGTGTTCGGCACGGACAGCCGTACCCGGCAACAGATCAGCTCGTTCGCGGGCTATGCGTCGCTGCAATATGCGATCGGCAACCTTACGCTGGCCGGAGAGGGGCGCTTCTCGCACGATTCCAAGACGGTGACGCAGGCGATCTACGCGCTCTACACCGAGAATTATACCAAGGTGCCGACCACGTTTGAGTTCAAGTCGAACGAGCCGGCCTATACCTTCACCGCGAGCTATAAGCTGCCCAATCTCGGCGGCACGTTGCTTTATGCCAAGGTCGGCAGCGGCTATCGCGCGGGCGGCGTCAACAACGGCACGTATAACGCCGCCGCGCCGAATCCGTTCGTTTCCACCTATGGCAACGAAAAGACGCTCGGTTACGAAGCGGGCGTCAAATCCAATCTGGCGCACAACATCTTCCTGCGCCTGTCCGGCTATCTGTCGCGCACGAATGAAGCGATCACCAGCATCAGCGACGGCTGCACCGTAACAAACGCTTGCGGCGTCGGCGGACAGGTTTTCAACGTCAACGGCGGGACGATTCACGCGCGCGGCGTCGAAGCGGCGATCGACGGGCGTTTCGATGTGGCGGGGGGCAGGCTGAACGTCTCCCTCAACGCGGCGAACCAGCACGCCACCTTTGCGAAGGTGCCGGTGGGCGGCGTCTCCGGCCTGCCGATCGAGGGGACTTCGATCGCGCAGATCCCAGACTGGACGATGTCCGCCAACGTCAATTACGCTTTCCCGATCACCACGACGGTGAAGGCCTTCGTCAACGCCAATTATGCCGGCCAGCGTGGCGGCGGGCAGGATACGGTGACGATCGCGACGCCCTATATCCCGATGAGCGATTTCGACATTTTCGGCGCTCAGGCTGGCATCACGTTCAACACCGTGACCGTGTCGATGTTCGTCCGCAACATCACCGATCAGGAAATTCAGGTGCTGAAGTTCATGCAGGCCGGTTACCCGCTTTCGGTGCGCTACAATAAGCCGCGTACCTTCGGCGGAAGCGTCGCCTATCGCTGGTGA